From Gordonia crocea, the proteins below share one genomic window:
- a CDS encoding Na(+)/H(+) antiporter subunit C — MSINLPLVVVLGGIIACGAYLLMDRSLIKMLLGLMLVGNAVNVLILVIAGDSGSPPIRGQQVDGRPVDADPLAQAMILTAIVIMMGVAAFVLALVYRLFVLNRDEGDDDDDLEDDPEDVKILTGSLDTAGDRDRSDDPVTLADTTAGDLFDDEGHPLTPAQFEALHRTVIETDLLMTDDEDVVDELHSPDDPDSDSDNYAVCDLPSPDDEHDDYSTKPRDEGGFDA; from the coding sequence ATGAGCATCAACCTCCCCCTCGTCGTCGTCCTTGGCGGCATCATCGCCTGCGGCGCCTACCTGTTGATGGACCGCTCGTTGATCAAGATGCTGCTCGGCCTGATGTTGGTCGGCAACGCGGTCAACGTGTTGATCCTGGTGATCGCCGGCGACAGCGGTAGCCCGCCGATCCGCGGGCAACAGGTCGACGGCCGCCCGGTCGACGCCGACCCGTTGGCCCAGGCGATGATCCTCACCGCGATCGTCATCATGATGGGCGTCGCCGCCTTCGTCCTGGCCCTGGTCTACCGGCTCTTCGTCCTCAACCGCGACGAGGGCGACGACGATGACGACCTCGAGGACGATCCCGAGGACGTCAAGATCCTCACCGGCTCACTCGACACCGCCGGCGACCGCGACCGCAGCGACGACCCGGTGACGCTGGCCGACACGACGGCGGGCGACCTGTTCGACGACGAGGGCCACCCGCTTACGCCGGCGCAGTTCGAGGCGCTGCACCGCACCGTGATCGAGACCGACCTCCTCATGACCGACGACGAGGACGTCGTCGACGAGCTGCACAGCCCCGACGACCCGGACTCCGATTCCGACAATTACGCCGTGTGTGACCTGCCCAGTCCCGACGACGAGCACGACGACTATTCGACCAAGCCGCGCGACGAAGGGGGCTTTGACGCATGA
- a CDS encoding Na+/H+ antiporter subunit A yields the protein MIATLAALAIAALVAPVVMWRLGPKGFYVIAAAPAGALAWVLTHWPSNGPRIETVEWVPRLHMTLVMRMDTLAAVMSVLILGIGTLVLCYCANYFDAMRPRVAVFGGEMLAFAAAMFGLVVSDNMLVLYVFWEATTVLSFLLVGFYGVRASSRRAATQALLVTTLGGLAMLGGIIALGSTTGSYLLSDLIAHPPAASVYVDIAIGAILIGALSKSAIVPLHFWLPGAMAAPTPVSAYLHAAAMVKAGVYLVARLAPGFATLPVWQVMVLGLGALTMLVGGWRSLRELDLKLILAFGTVSQLGFLMVLLGFGDANVALAGITMLVAHAMFKAALFMVVGIIDHSTGTRDLRKLARLGQRMPALALIAGAAAASMAGLPFTFGFVAKEAAFGTIWTSGALPDWQARGIDLVLLTGAVITMAYSTRFLWGAFGRKLRPNPSLAVSRALQPSAMFLAPPAVLAVAGIVSAFSAGWLGTLFEPYADTLPSWGEPLEHLGLWHGFGLPLLFSVIAMVGGVGAFLIVRALRDHLFVRPALINADRIYDATLRAVDAASLALTRTTQRGSLPVTQGVILATMVVLPTVALFAGARSVIDPAGFDSGPQAVVALLMLAAALGVVILRNRLAAVLAIGLNGYGCVFLFARYGAPDLALTQALVETLTLVIFVLVLRKLPAESPERPQGATRIVRAVIAVAVGVTVSVLAVFAAAARSATPLHEIIPDIAYRVGHGANAVNVLLVDIRAWDTLGEISVLIVAATGVASMVFRNRRFGAAPRVADADNGGKSLPSDRTTWLLGSDLRDPRHRSLVLEATTRLVFPTMVVLSVFFFYSGHNSPGGGFAGGLTMGLALVLRYLAGGRYELGEALPIEAGTILGTGLAISGGTAAASLFFGAPALSSAMFEVTLPLLGEVKIVTALFFDLGIYLIVVGLVLDILRSLGARLDVEADAS from the coding sequence GTGATAGCTACCCTCGCCGCACTGGCGATCGCCGCGCTCGTCGCGCCGGTGGTCATGTGGCGACTGGGTCCCAAAGGCTTCTACGTCATCGCCGCGGCACCGGCCGGGGCACTCGCCTGGGTGCTCACCCACTGGCCCTCGAACGGGCCGCGGATCGAGACCGTCGAGTGGGTCCCCCGCCTGCACATGACCCTGGTCATGCGGATGGACACGCTGGCCGCGGTGATGTCGGTTCTCATCCTCGGCATCGGCACCCTCGTCCTCTGCTACTGCGCCAACTACTTCGACGCGATGCGCCCGCGGGTCGCCGTCTTCGGCGGCGAGATGCTGGCCTTCGCGGCCGCCATGTTCGGGCTGGTCGTCTCCGACAACATGCTGGTCCTCTATGTGTTCTGGGAGGCCACCACCGTCCTGTCGTTCCTGCTCGTCGGGTTCTACGGCGTCCGCGCGAGTTCGCGACGAGCGGCGACGCAGGCCCTGCTCGTCACCACCCTGGGTGGCCTGGCGATGCTCGGCGGGATCATCGCGCTGGGGTCGACGACCGGCAGCTACCTGCTCTCCGACCTCATCGCGCACCCGCCGGCCGCGTCGGTCTACGTCGACATCGCCATCGGCGCGATCCTCATCGGCGCGCTGTCCAAGTCGGCGATCGTCCCGCTGCACTTCTGGCTCCCCGGCGCGATGGCGGCACCGACCCCGGTCAGCGCCTACCTGCACGCGGCCGCCATGGTGAAGGCCGGCGTCTACCTGGTGGCCCGCCTGGCCCCCGGCTTTGCGACGCTGCCGGTCTGGCAGGTGATGGTGCTCGGGCTGGGCGCGCTGACCATGCTCGTCGGCGGCTGGCGCTCGCTGCGCGAGCTCGACCTGAAACTCATCCTCGCTTTCGGCACCGTCTCACAGCTCGGCTTCCTCATGGTGTTGCTCGGCTTCGGCGATGCCAACGTCGCGCTCGCCGGCATCACCATGCTCGTCGCCCACGCGATGTTCAAGGCGGCACTGTTCATGGTCGTCGGCATCATCGACCACTCGACCGGTACCCGAGATCTGCGCAAACTCGCGCGCCTGGGCCAACGGATGCCGGCGCTGGCACTCATCGCGGGCGCCGCCGCGGCGAGCATGGCCGGGCTGCCGTTCACCTTCGGCTTCGTCGCCAAAGAGGCCGCCTTCGGCACCATCTGGACCTCGGGCGCACTTCCCGATTGGCAGGCCCGCGGCATCGACCTGGTCTTGCTGACCGGCGCCGTCATCACGATGGCCTACTCCACCCGGTTCCTGTGGGGGGCCTTCGGACGCAAGCTGCGCCCCAATCCGAGCCTCGCGGTGAGCCGTGCGCTGCAGCCCTCCGCGATGTTCCTGGCGCCCCCCGCGGTCCTCGCCGTCGCGGGAATCGTCAGCGCCTTTTCGGCGGGCTGGCTGGGCACGCTCTTCGAGCCCTACGCCGACACGCTCCCCTCGTGGGGCGAGCCGCTGGAACACCTGGGACTGTGGCACGGGTTCGGCCTGCCGCTGCTGTTCTCGGTCATCGCGATGGTCGGCGGCGTCGGCGCCTTCCTCATCGTCCGCGCCCTGCGCGACCACCTGTTCGTCCGACCCGCACTGATCAACGCGGACCGGATCTACGACGCCACCCTGCGCGCCGTCGACGCCGCCTCCCTCGCGCTCACGCGCACCACCCAGCGCGGTTCGCTGCCGGTCACCCAGGGCGTGATCCTGGCGACGATGGTCGTACTGCCCACCGTCGCGCTGTTTGCCGGCGCCCGCTCCGTGATCGACCCCGCCGGCTTCGACTCCGGCCCCCAGGCCGTCGTCGCGCTCCTCATGCTCGCCGCGGCCCTGGGCGTCGTCATCCTCCGCAACCGTCTGGCCGCCGTCCTGGCGATCGGCCTCAACGGTTACGGCTGCGTCTTCCTCTTCGCCCGCTACGGCGCCCCCGACCTCGCGCTCACCCAGGCGCTCGTCGAGACGCTGACCCTGGTCATCTTCGTGCTGGTGCTGCGCAAGCTGCCCGCCGAGAGCCCCGAACGCCCGCAGGGTGCCACCCGCATCGTCCGCGCGGTGATCGCGGTCGCGGTCGGCGTCACGGTCTCGGTCCTGGCGGTCTTCGCCGCCGCCGCGCGCAGTGCCACCCCACTGCACGAGATCATCCCCGATATCGCCTACCGGGTGGGCCACGGCGCCAACGCGGTGAACGTGCTGCTCGTCGACATCCGCGCCTGGGACACCCTCGGCGAGATCTCGGTCCTCATCGTCGCGGCCACCGGTGTTGCATCGATGGTCTTCCGCAACCGCCGGTTCGGGGCGGCGCCGCGCGTCGCCGACGCCGACAACGGGGGCAAGTCCCTGCCGTCGGACCGCACGACCTGGCTGTTGGGCAGCGACCTGCGCGACCCGCGGCACCGTTCCCTGGTGCTCGAAGCCACGACGCGGCTGGTCTTCCCGACAATGGTGGTGCTCTCGGTCTTCTTCTTCTACTCCGGGCACAACTCCCCGGGCGGCGGCTTCGCCGGCGGCCTGACGATGGGTCTGGCCCTGGTCCTGCGATACCTCGCCGGTGGGCGTTATGAACTCGGCGAGGCACTGCCGATCGAAGCCGGCACCATCCTGGGCACCGGCCTGGCGATCTCCGGCGGCACCGCGGCCGCCTCACTGTTCTTCGGTGCGCCGGCCCTGTCCTCGGCGATGTTCGAGGTGACCCTGCCCCTGCTGGGCGAGGTCAAGATCGTCACCGCACTCTTCTTCGACCTCGGCATCTACCTGATCGTGGTCGGCCTGGTCTTGGACATCCTGCGCAGCCTCGGGGCGCGCCTCGACGTGGAGGCCGATGCATCATGA
- a CDS encoding metal-sensitive transcriptional regulator, with the protein MQLPADDLKPILTRLRRANGHLASVIRMLEEGAECEDALTQLAAVDKAISRSGYALVATGLQHCLRTEGPDNVDQEKLERLFLALA; encoded by the coding sequence ATGCAACTGCCCGCCGACGACCTCAAGCCGATCCTGACCCGCCTGCGCCGGGCCAACGGCCACCTCGCCTCGGTCATCCGCATGCTCGAGGAGGGCGCCGAATGCGAAGACGCGCTCACCCAACTCGCCGCGGTCGACAAGGCGATCTCCCGCTCCGGCTACGCGCTGGTCGCCACCGGTCTGCAACACTGCCTGCGAACCGAGGGACCCGACAACGTCGACCAGGAGAAACTCGAGCGCCTGTTCCTCGCGCTGGCCTGA
- a CDS encoding DUF302 domain-containing protein encodes MTFTITADLPLPYDEAVARTRTGLADAGFGILTEIDIKATLKKKLDVDVEPKIILGACQPAFAHAALQADPRVAAIMPCNVVVSADGDNASRIEILDPGAMETFTGTAELGPIAAQARTRLTDMLDALTAGAVA; translated from the coding sequence ATGACCTTCACCATTACCGCCGACCTACCACTCCCTTACGACGAGGCGGTCGCCCGGACCCGCACCGGCCTCGCCGATGCCGGTTTCGGAATCCTCACCGAGATCGACATCAAGGCCACCCTCAAGAAGAAGCTCGACGTCGACGTCGAGCCGAAGATCATCCTCGGCGCCTGCCAGCCGGCCTTCGCCCACGCCGCCCTGCAGGCCGATCCGCGGGTCGCCGCGATCATGCCCTGCAACGTCGTGGTCTCCGCCGACGGCGACAACGCCAGCCGCATCGAGATCCTCGACCCCGGAGCCATGGAAACCTTCACCGGCACCGCCGAACTCGGCCCGATCGCCGCGCAGGCCCGCACCCGCCTCACCGACATGCTCGACGCGCTGACCGCCGGGGCGGTGGCCTGA
- a CDS encoding CDP-alcohol phosphatidyltransferase family protein: protein MIRVAGVRRPTRRARRAAERVTPKRAGSARLLVPSALTILAVCAGLTAVRLAASDKIDLALVLVVGAALLDGIDGRVARMMNATSKIGAELDSLADAINFGVVPALILSTTLMRGHDLGWAIALVYCCALILRLARFNTLSDDEDTPGYARDFFVGVPAPAAALIALGPLGLHQWLGDGWWSSFPAVGAWTLLVAFLAISRIPTSSLKATTKISRAALAPALVIVAAAAALLVTYPYTLMMIIIVAYLAHIPFAWWANRWVAARPEHWDSLPAERRAHRRMTSTRRPILRKSQARLGLRRPASAKQHPGK, encoded by the coding sequence GTGATCCGCGTCGCCGGGGTCCGACGCCCGACGCGGCGCGCCCGCCGTGCCGCCGAGCGCGTCACCCCCAAACGGGCCGGGTCGGCCCGGCTGCTCGTCCCCTCGGCACTGACCATCCTCGCCGTCTGCGCCGGACTCACCGCCGTGCGGCTGGCCGCCAGCGACAAGATCGACCTCGCCCTGGTCCTCGTGGTCGGCGCAGCACTGCTCGACGGCATCGACGGCCGAGTCGCCCGGATGATGAATGCGACGTCGAAGATCGGCGCCGAACTCGACTCGCTGGCCGACGCGATCAACTTCGGCGTCGTGCCCGCCCTGATCCTATCGACCACGCTGATGCGCGGACACGACCTCGGCTGGGCCATCGCCCTGGTCTATTGCTGCGCGCTGATCCTGCGGCTGGCCCGGTTCAACACCCTCTCCGACGACGAGGACACCCCCGGCTACGCCCGTGACTTCTTCGTCGGCGTGCCGGCGCCCGCCGCCGCACTGATCGCACTGGGGCCGCTCGGCCTGCACCAGTGGCTCGGCGACGGGTGGTGGAGCTCCTTCCCGGCCGTCGGGGCGTGGACCCTGTTGGTCGCCTTCTTGGCGATCAGCCGCATCCCGACCTCGTCGCTGAAGGCGACCACCAAGATCTCGCGGGCCGCCTTGGCACCCGCCCTGGTCATCGTCGCCGCCGCCGCGGCGCTGCTGGTCACCTACCCGTACACCCTGATGATGATCATCATCGTCGCCTACCTGGCGCACATCCCGTTCGCCTGGTGGGCCAACCGGTGGGTGGCAGCCCGGCCCGAGCACTGGGATTCCCTCCCCGCCGAGCGCCGCGCGCACCGCCGGATGACCAGCACGCGCCGCCCCATCCTCCGTAAATCCCAGGCACGGCTCGGCCTGCGGCGGCCGGCCTCCGCGAAACAGCACCCTGGCAAATAA
- a CDS encoding phosphatidylserine decarboxylase: protein MARRPQNPDAPAESGLAHLQSLAKQTIPPLHPAGIPFVAAPAAVAVLARRRKWISRPAWALSAACAAFFRHPGRVPPTAAGTVVAAADGEVALVDTAVPPPELGLGTDPLPRVSTFLSVFDVHVQRVPVSGTVTALQHTPGAFLSADLPEASTQNERTSMTIRTTSGADVGVVQIAGLIARRIVNDATVGAHLTIGDTYGLIRFGSRVDVYLPAGTEPTVLVGQRTVGAETPLAVLP, encoded by the coding sequence GTGGCCCGACGACCCCAGAACCCCGACGCCCCGGCCGAGTCGGGCCTGGCCCACCTGCAATCCCTGGCCAAGCAGACCATTCCGCCGCTGCACCCGGCCGGGATCCCGTTCGTCGCCGCACCCGCCGCGGTCGCCGTCTTGGCGCGCCGCCGCAAGTGGATCTCGCGACCCGCCTGGGCACTGTCGGCGGCGTGCGCCGCCTTCTTCCGCCACCCCGGTCGCGTGCCGCCCACGGCGGCGGGCACGGTGGTCGCCGCCGCCGACGGCGAGGTCGCCCTCGTCGACACCGCGGTGCCACCACCCGAACTGGGACTCGGCACCGACCCGCTGCCGCGGGTGTCGACCTTCCTGTCGGTCTTCGACGTCCACGTGCAGCGCGTGCCGGTCTCCGGGACGGTCACCGCCCTGCAGCACACGCCGGGGGCCTTCCTCTCCGCCGATCTGCCCGAGGCGAGCACCCAGAACGAACGGACCTCGATGACGATCCGCACCACCTCCGGTGCCGACGTCGGCGTGGTGCAGATCGCCGGGTTGATCGCACGCCGGATCGTCAACGACGCCACTGTCGGCGCCCACCTGACCATCGGCGACACCTACGGCCTGATCCGTTTCGGATCCCGCGTCGACGTGTACCTGCCGGCCGGCACCGAACCGACCGTCCTCGTCGGGCAACGCACCGTCGGCGCCGAGACGCCGCTAGCGGTCCTGCCGTGA
- a CDS encoding SRPBCC family protein: MPEATQLIEASVKIDATPQTVWSVVSDLRRMGEWSPQCVKMFIRGDEVGVGTRTINLNRKGALAWPTTAKVVRFDKDRAIAWRVTENHTVWSYEITPDGDGVQLTERREAPGGQVTAVSATLTKWLLGGREDFEVELREGMAESLKRIKQAAEAAS, encoded by the coding sequence ATGCCTGAAGCCACCCAGCTAATCGAGGCGTCGGTGAAAATCGACGCCACCCCCCAGACCGTGTGGTCGGTGGTGTCCGACCTGCGCCGCATGGGCGAGTGGAGCCCGCAGTGCGTGAAGATGTTCATCCGCGGCGATGAGGTGGGCGTGGGAACGCGGACCATCAACCTCAACCGCAAGGGCGCCCTCGCGTGGCCCACGACCGCCAAGGTCGTGCGCTTCGACAAGGACCGGGCCATTGCGTGGCGGGTGACCGAGAACCACACCGTGTGGTCCTACGAGATCACCCCCGACGGCGACGGCGTGCAACTCACCGAGCGGCGCGAGGCCCCCGGCGGGCAGGTCACCGCGGTCTCGGCGACCCTCACCAAGTGGCTCCTCGGCGGGCGCGAGGACTTCGAGGTCGAGCTGCGCGAGGGCATGGCCGAATCATTGAAGCGGATCAAGCAGGCTGCCGAAGCGGCGTCGTAA
- a CDS encoding DUF350 domain-containing protein: protein MKTLFLDNLANLAAYGLVGLAVLVVAYLAVDLVTPGRLRDLLWRENHQNSVLLTAGFLISVGVVYAAGARAGMMTEHLWQGLLFAAAYSLVAIALMSFSFVLIDWLTPGRLGELLLTGNPAVVWINIIVFVVLGVSMGAVL from the coding sequence ATGAAGACCCTGTTTCTCGACAACCTCGCCAATCTCGCGGCTTACGGCCTGGTCGGCCTCGCCGTGCTCGTGGTCGCCTACCTGGCCGTCGACCTCGTGACGCCGGGCCGGCTGCGCGACCTGCTCTGGCGCGAGAACCACCAGAACTCCGTTCTGTTGACCGCCGGCTTCCTGATCTCGGTGGGCGTCGTTTACGCGGCGGGCGCACGGGCCGGGATGATGACGGAGCACCTCTGGCAGGGCCTACTGTTCGCCGCCGCCTACTCCCTCGTGGCGATCGCGCTGATGAGTTTCTCGTTCGTGCTGATCGACTGGTTGACGCCGGGACGGCTCGGCGAACTGCTGCTGACCGGCAACCCGGCGGTGGTCTGGATCAACATCATCGTGTTCGTCGTTCTCGGGGTATCCATGGGTGCGGTGCTCTAG
- a CDS encoding acyl-CoA dehydrogenase family protein — protein sequence MDFELNDEQVMLRDTVRDVLSKTYDIETLRAVTDTERGWDPKVWRSLADIGILGLTIAEADGGMGAGPVELGAVLGEFGRSLAPEPYLNAVVIPASLISDTAEGTLREELLGGLASGDLLMAYAHTEEGDRWPAAAVATTASGSGDAVTLTGTKTTVLAGDSADRFVVSARDDGGNLGLYVVDADADGVTRTPFRTHDRRRGAQVAFASAPAARLGGGDAAAAVTRADVLAQTALCAEAVGAMEKALTLTVEYLKTRKQFGVTLSTFEALTHRAADMYVLLELAQSMSAYATGILAEGGADEIVASRAKLQICRSGRQIGQEAIQMHGGIGMTAEYPVGHYVSRLTAISHTLGDAESHLTNLAESINDWDTVSIG from the coding sequence ATGGACTTCGAACTCAACGACGAACAGGTCATGCTCCGCGACACCGTGCGCGACGTCCTGTCCAAGACCTACGACATCGAGACCCTGCGGGCGGTGACCGACACCGAGCGGGGTTGGGACCCCAAAGTCTGGAGATCGCTGGCCGACATCGGCATCCTCGGCCTGACGATCGCCGAAGCCGACGGCGGGATGGGCGCCGGCCCGGTCGAGCTCGGCGCGGTCCTCGGCGAATTCGGCCGCAGCCTCGCCCCCGAGCCGTACCTGAACGCCGTGGTGATCCCGGCGTCGCTCATCTCCGACACGGCGGAAGGCACCCTGCGCGAAGAGCTCCTCGGCGGCCTGGCCTCCGGCGACCTGCTGATGGCCTACGCCCACACCGAGGAGGGTGACCGGTGGCCGGCGGCCGCGGTCGCGACCACCGCGTCGGGCTCGGGCGACGCGGTGACGCTGACCGGCACCAAGACAACGGTCCTCGCCGGAGACAGCGCCGACCGATTCGTCGTGTCGGCGCGCGACGACGGCGGCAACCTCGGGCTCTACGTGGTCGACGCCGACGCCGACGGCGTCACCCGCACCCCGTTCCGCACCCACGACCGGCGACGCGGCGCACAGGTCGCCTTCGCCTCCGCACCCGCGGCCCGGCTGGGCGGGGGCGATGCGGCCGCCGCGGTCACGCGCGCCGACGTCTTGGCCCAGACCGCCCTGTGCGCCGAGGCCGTCGGCGCCATGGAGAAGGCCTTGACCCTGACCGTCGAATACCTCAAGACCCGCAAGCAGTTCGGCGTCACGCTGTCGACCTTCGAGGCCCTCACGCACCGGGCCGCCGACATGTACGTGCTGCTCGAACTGGCGCAGAGCATGAGCGCCTATGCGACCGGGATCCTCGCCGAGGGCGGCGCCGACGAGATCGTCGCGTCGCGGGCCAAGCTCCAGATCTGCCGCTCGGGCCGCCAGATCGGCCAGGAGGCAATCCAGATGCACGGCGGAATCGGCATGACCGCCGAGTATCCGGTCGGCCACTACGTCAGCCGGCTGACCGCGATCTCCCACACCCTCGGCGACGCCGAATCCCACCTGACCAACCTGGCCGAGTCGATCAACGACTGGGACACCGTCTCGATAGGGTGA
- a CDS encoding acyl-CoA dehydrogenase family protein, with protein sequence MQLKLSADEIAFRDEIRTFFTTEVPAEVRERAATGKLRYPDDIVTTMKALDGGGLCVPNWPVAWGGKDWTPIQHHLWREEFALSSVPDPLPFNSAMIGPVIAEFGSEEQKKRFLPATANCDIWWCQGFSEPEAGSDLASLKTRAVRDGDEWVVNGQKTWTTLGQYADWIFALVRTNPDAPKRQAGISMLLIEMNTPGIEVRPIQLIDGGYEVNEVFFNNVRVPADQLVGEENAGWSYAKFLLGNERTGVARVGHSKVQLARAKKLAAQTKTATGTLLEDPLFAARLAELENELMALELTQLRVVASSADGKPNPASSLLKLRGSELQQAATEILADIAGTDSLAVAPPDPAAANGTADISAPAWAQLTVPTYLNYRKVSIYSGSSEVQRQIIDKAVLGL encoded by the coding sequence ATGCAGCTGAAACTCTCCGCCGACGAAATCGCCTTCCGCGACGAGATTCGCACGTTCTTCACCACCGAGGTCCCCGCCGAGGTCCGCGAGCGCGCCGCCACGGGCAAGCTCCGCTACCCCGACGACATCGTGACGACGATGAAGGCCCTCGACGGCGGCGGGCTGTGCGTCCCCAACTGGCCGGTCGCCTGGGGCGGCAAGGACTGGACCCCGATCCAGCACCACCTGTGGCGCGAAGAGTTCGCCCTCTCCTCGGTACCCGACCCGTTGCCGTTCAACTCGGCCATGATCGGACCGGTCATCGCCGAGTTCGGCTCGGAGGAGCAGAAGAAGCGCTTCCTGCCCGCCACTGCCAACTGCGACATCTGGTGGTGCCAAGGCTTTTCCGAGCCGGAGGCCGGTTCGGACCTCGCCTCGCTGAAGACCCGCGCGGTCCGCGACGGCGACGAGTGGGTCGTCAACGGACAGAAGACGTGGACGACGCTGGGTCAGTACGCCGACTGGATCTTCGCGCTGGTGCGCACCAACCCCGACGCCCCCAAGCGCCAAGCCGGCATCAGCATGCTGCTGATCGAGATGAACACCCCGGGTATCGAGGTCCGCCCGATCCAGCTGATCGACGGCGGATACGAGGTCAACGAGGTTTTCTTCAACAACGTCCGCGTCCCGGCCGACCAACTCGTCGGCGAGGAGAACGCCGGCTGGTCCTACGCCAAGTTCCTCCTCGGCAACGAGCGCACCGGCGTCGCCCGCGTCGGACACTCCAAGGTTCAGCTGGCCCGCGCCAAGAAGCTGGCCGCGCAGACCAAGACGGCCACTGGAACGCTGCTCGAGGACCCGTTGTTCGCAGCCCGCCTGGCCGAGCTGGAGAACGAGCTGATGGCCCTCGAACTCACCCAGCTGCGCGTCGTCGCATCGTCGGCCGACGGCAAGCCCAACCCGGCGTCGAGCCTCCTCAAACTGCGCGGCAGCGAGCTCCAGCAGGCGGCGACCGAAATCCTCGCCGACATCGCCGGCACCGATTCGCTCGCCGTCGCACCGCCGGACCCGGCCGCCGCGAACGGCACCGCCGACATCTCCGCCCCCGCCTGGGCGCAGCTGACCGTGCCCACCTACCTCAACTACCGCAAGGTCTCGATCTACAGCGGCAGCTCCGAGGTCCAGCGCCAGATCATCGACAAAGCCGTCCTCGGCCTCTAA
- a CDS encoding amidase, giving the protein MTKVSAFTDDCLGELDAVGVARAIRAGDFSPEEAARAALARIDAVEPQLSAVAQDDRERGLARAAAGEFPDGSLRGVPAMIKNNTHFAGIPTQHGSAAVPPRPAEHNEKFTDQLLASGINLLGATTLPAFGLTATTEFVDRPPTRNPWNTDYSAGASSGGSAALVAAGALPIAHANDGGGSIRIPAACCGLVGFKPSRDRVIASAEGESLPIDLISNGVVTRSVRDTAYFLADTQRYAPAAKMPELGLVEGPSGRRLRIALISEPITGGLLDPETSIALESVAELLAAQGHMIDRVPLPVERSYVQQFTDYWALLAFSIDHFGKRVIDKGFDRSQLDAFTRGLSKKFVKRFWATPGVLLGLRKSTAQFRELCRDFDVVYSPTLSHTTPKLGYLDPAGDFDEIFERLMQYVTFTPANNTSGTPAVSLPLAQTRDGLPIGLHFCADVGNEQTLLELAYQLEAERPFARIQD; this is encoded by the coding sequence ATGACCAAGGTGAGTGCCTTTACCGACGACTGTCTGGGAGAGCTCGACGCGGTGGGGGTGGCCCGGGCGATCAGGGCGGGCGACTTTTCACCTGAAGAGGCGGCCCGGGCCGCGTTGGCGCGGATCGACGCGGTGGAGCCGCAGCTGAGTGCGGTGGCCCAGGACGATCGCGAGCGAGGACTGGCGCGGGCGGCGGCGGGCGAGTTCCCGGACGGGTCGCTGCGCGGGGTGCCGGCGATGATCAAGAACAACACCCACTTCGCGGGGATCCCGACGCAGCACGGGTCGGCCGCGGTGCCGCCGAGGCCGGCCGAACACAACGAGAAGTTCACCGACCAGTTGTTGGCGTCGGGCATCAACCTCCTCGGGGCGACGACGCTGCCGGCGTTCGGGTTGACCGCGACGACCGAGTTCGTCGACCGGCCCCCGACGCGCAACCCGTGGAACACCGACTACTCGGCGGGTGCGTCATCGGGCGGCTCGGCCGCGTTGGTGGCGGCCGGGGCGCTGCCGATCGCCCACGCGAACGATGGCGGCGGCTCCATCCGGATCCCCGCCGCGTGTTGCGGCCTCGTGGGCTTCAAGCCATCGCGCGACCGGGTTATCGCGTCGGCGGAAGGGGAGTCCCTGCCCATCGACCTGATCTCCAACGGTGTGGTGACCCGCAGCGTGCGGGACACGGCCTACTTCCTGGCCGACACCCAGCGCTACGCGCCGGCGGCGAAGATGCCCGAACTCGGTCTGGTGGAAGGACCGAGCGGGCGGCGGTTGCGGATCGCGCTGATCTCCGAGCCGATCACCGGCGGCCTGCTCGACCCCGAGACGTCGATTGCGCTGGAGTCGGTGGCGGAGTTGCTGGCGGCGCAGGGCCACATGATCGACCGGGTGCCCCTGCCGGTGGAGCGCAGCTACGTTCAGCAGTTCACCGACTACTGGGCGCTGTTGGCCTTCAGCATCGACCACTTCGGAAAACGCGTGATCGACAAGGGGTTTGACCGGTCCCAATTGGATGCGTTCACCCGCGGACTGTCGAAGAAGTTCGTCAAGCGGTTCTGGGCCACGCCCGGTGTCCTGTTGGGGTTGCGGAAGTCGACCGCACAGTTCCGCGAGCTCTGCCGGGACTTCGACGTGGTCTACTCGCCGACGCTGTCGCACACGACTCCGAAGCTGGGCTACCTCGATCCCGCTGGCGACTTCGACGAGATCTTCGAGCGCCTCATGCAATACGTGACGTTCACGCCCGCCAACAACACGTCGGGCACCCCGGCGGTCAGCCTCCCGTTGGCGCAGACCAGAGACGGATTGCCGATCGGGTTGCACTTCTGCGCAGACGTGGGCAACGAGCAAACCCTGCTCGAACTGGCCTATCAGCTCGAAGCGGAGCGCCCTTTCGCGCGCATCCAGGACTGA